The following proteins come from a genomic window of Bacillus sp. Marseille-P3661:
- a CDS encoding DUF3891 family protein, translating into MIVVEQSQAFIMVTQHDHALISGEIAENWNDAHFLGLEKKEAVVLAIKEHDRGWIPLDKEPLWDPSLQSPYTFLNYPLEPKIECYRNGISEVEQMNKYAGLLCSLHFASFLYHLRDPISKDFTATEMLRQQKLKTELEINRNTENETKLGYHLNMLKLCDNLSLYICLNEPGVDKANEYPFFRKGFPQKFPFTNHELIIANWLDQETITLSISPLAKETEILVRLKTVSKESIYKNGLHQAYKNTSYTIRTVKLIQA; encoded by the coding sequence ATGATCGTTGTCGAGCAATCACAAGCTTTTATTATGGTAACTCAACATGACCATGCCTTGATTTCAGGTGAAATAGCAGAAAATTGGAACGATGCTCACTTCTTAGGATTAGAGAAAAAGGAAGCAGTCGTGTTGGCAATAAAAGAACATGACCGAGGATGGATACCTTTAGATAAAGAACCTTTATGGGATCCTTCCCTTCAAAGTCCATATACCTTTTTAAATTATCCGCTGGAACCAAAGATTGAGTGTTATCGTAACGGAATTTCTGAAGTGGAACAAATGAATAAATACGCCGGTCTTCTCTGTAGCCTGCATTTCGCCTCTTTCCTCTACCATTTGAGAGATCCAATCAGTAAGGATTTTACAGCCACAGAAATGCTTCGGCAGCAAAAGTTGAAAACAGAGCTTGAAATCAATAGAAACACAGAAAACGAAACGAAGTTAGGCTATCACCTGAACATGCTAAAGTTATGTGATAACCTTTCACTTTATATTTGTTTAAACGAACCCGGAGTAGACAAAGCAAATGAATATCCTTTCTTTCGGAAGGGCTTTCCACAGAAATTCCCCTTTACAAATCATGAACTTATCATAGCAAATTGGCTTGATCAGGAAACGATTACACTTTCCATTTCACCTCTTGCGAAGGAAACAGAAATACTCGTTCGTCTTAAGACCGTTTCTAAAGAAAGCATTTACAAAAATGGACTACATCAAGCCTACAAAAATACATCCTATACAATTAGAACAGTAAAGCTTATTCAAGCCTAG
- a CDS encoding Zn-dependent hydrolase — MSIAEQIEKQINDLSQYTATPGKGTTRFTYSKEDLLTRNYLKEKMKEYGLTVTEDGLGNIFGKLEGTLEGAPSVLIGSHFDSVPNGGAYDGPAGIIVALEVARLFHENQLTPKYPIEIVALIEEEGSRYGGGLMGSRGMVGSLSEEDFRNLKDRDGMTTVEAMEKIGLDSSLPKRRDPRTIKAFLELHIEQGPILEEKNIPIGIVEAIVGLTQFEVTIEGKAGHAGTTPMEHRADALVAAANIIAQLPNLAVEEGEGTVITTGRLQVFPNGANVIPDKVVFTVDLRSGKEEHIQNVIKKMNDLIQSFDHQGVRTSVEQRLYMQPKSMNEEIKALFKDASSKLDIPFCSINSGAGHDAMVFSDVTNVGMIFVPSKDGLSHCPEEWSDSQHLANGVQIFFEAVKRLTEV; from the coding sequence TTGAGTATTGCTGAACAAATAGAAAAACAAATAAATGATCTAAGTCAATATACTGCCACACCTGGTAAAGGCACGACACGATTTACGTATAGTAAGGAAGATTTACTGACTAGAAATTATCTTAAAGAAAAAATGAAAGAATATGGTCTTACCGTTACTGAAGATGGTTTAGGAAATATTTTTGGCAAGCTTGAGGGCACATTGGAAGGTGCCCCAAGTGTATTGATTGGCTCCCACTTTGATTCGGTACCAAATGGAGGAGCATATGATGGACCTGCTGGTATTATTGTGGCTCTTGAAGTGGCTCGTCTTTTTCATGAAAATCAATTGACTCCTAAGTATCCAATCGAAATAGTCGCTCTTATTGAAGAAGAGGGATCTCGATACGGTGGCGGCTTAATGGGATCACGTGGAATGGTCGGTTCACTAAGCGAAGAAGATTTTAGAAATTTAAAGGATCGAGACGGAATGACGACAGTCGAAGCAATGGAGAAAATAGGACTCGATTCTTCACTTCCAAAGAGAAGAGATCCTCGTACAATCAAAGCGTTTCTTGAATTGCATATTGAACAAGGGCCAATTCTTGAAGAAAAAAATATACCCATTGGCATCGTAGAAGCGATTGTTGGCTTAACTCAATTTGAAGTAACAATTGAAGGAAAGGCAGGACATGCAGGTACAACACCAATGGAACATCGTGCGGATGCATTGGTCGCAGCTGCCAATATAATTGCTCAATTACCAAACTTAGCTGTTGAGGAAGGGGAAGGAACGGTTATTACAACTGGGCGTCTCCAAGTCTTTCCGAATGGAGCTAATGTCATTCCTGATAAAGTTGTTTTTACAGTCGACCTTCGCTCAGGCAAGGAAGAACACATACAAAATGTCATCAAGAAAATGAATGATTTAATTCAAAGCTTTGATCATCAAGGAGTTCGTACTTCTGTTGAACAGCGCTTATATATGCAGCCTAAAAGTATGAATGAAGAAATTAAAGCGCTATTTAAAGATGCCAGTTCAAAATTAGACATCCCGTTCTGTTCGATTAATAGCGGTGCAGGTCATGATGCAATGGTTTTTTCTGACGTAACCAATGTTGGTATGATTTTTGTTCCTAGTAAAGACGGACTGAGCCATTGTCCGGAAGAATGGTCTGATTCACAACATCTGGCAAACGGTGTACAAATATTTTTTGAAGCTGTTAAAAGATTAACGGAGGTTTAA
- a CDS encoding amidohydrolase gives MIYEKIKGAIQDYREELIEIRRKLHSEPELSWEEIQTTAYVCEYLETLGINYRKTEPTGVIAEIQGGKQGKTVALRADMDALSVEELNDDLSYASKIAGKMHACGHDAHTSMLLIAAKALNDIKEELPGNVRLIFQPAEEVATGAKEMVKQGAVEGVDHVFGMHIWSQMPTHKVSCNPGPSFASADIFKVTFKGRGGHGAMPQDCIDTAVVASSFVMNVQSVVSRTIDPQKPAVLTVGKMVVGTRFNVIAENAHIEGTVRCFDPETRDHIERQLQVYAENVANTYGASAEVEYIRGTQAVVNDEYSARLVQKVALAAFGEDVLYHEKPTMGGEDFSFYLDEVPGSFALVGAGNPEKDTEWAHHHGKFNIDEEALATGAELYAQFAWAFLNE, from the coding sequence ATGATCTATGAAAAAATTAAAGGAGCGATTCAAGATTATCGTGAAGAACTAATAGAAATCCGAAGAAAATTGCATAGTGAACCAGAATTATCTTGGGAAGAAATACAAACAACAGCTTATGTTTGTGAATATTTAGAAACATTAGGCATTAACTACCGAAAAACAGAACCAACTGGTGTCATTGCGGAAATTCAAGGTGGTAAGCAAGGGAAGACAGTTGCGCTAAGGGCAGACATGGATGCTTTGTCAGTAGAAGAATTAAATGATGATTTATCTTATGCATCGAAAATAGCTGGGAAAATGCATGCCTGTGGACATGATGCACACACTTCAATGTTGCTTATTGCAGCGAAGGCATTGAATGATATAAAAGAAGAATTACCTGGTAATGTACGTCTTATATTTCAACCAGCTGAAGAGGTAGCAACTGGAGCAAAAGAAATGGTAAAACAAGGAGCTGTTGAGGGGGTCGACCATGTATTCGGCATGCATATATGGTCACAAATGCCAACCCATAAAGTTTCATGTAATCCCGGTCCTTCGTTTGCTTCGGCAGATATCTTTAAAGTTACATTCAAAGGCAGGGGAGGACATGGTGCAATGCCGCAGGATTGCATTGATACAGCTGTTGTCGCTTCTTCTTTTGTAATGAATGTTCAATCAGTTGTTTCAAGAACGATCGATCCGCAAAAACCGGCTGTTTTAACGGTTGGTAAAATGGTAGTTGGGACTCGGTTCAATGTTATAGCAGAAAATGCCCACATCGAAGGAACAGTTCGTTGTTTTGATCCTGAAACGCGTGATCATATTGAAAGACAACTACAGGTTTATGCTGAAAATGTAGCGAATACGTATGGCGCTAGTGCAGAAGTGGAATACATCCGTGGTACACAAGCGGTTGTAAATGATGAATATAGTGCTAGGTTAGTGCAAAAAGTGGCGCTTGCAGCATTTGGTGAAGATGTTCTTTATCATGAAAAACCGACAATGGGCGGCGAAGATTTTAGTTTTTATTTGGATGAAGTCCCAGGCAGCTTTGCATTAGTGGGAGCCGGCAATCCTGAAAAGGACACCGAATGGGCGCATCACCATGGAAAATTCAATATTGATGAAGAGGCTCTGGCTACCGGGGCAGAACTATATGCCCAATTTGCATGGGCGTTCTTGAATGAATAA